The nucleotide sequence CACGCGCCAGAACAAAGACAAAGCCTGGAAGCAGTTGGGGTCTTCCGGTTCGGGAAATCATTTTGTGGAATTTGGTGTGCTGACCATTGCGCAGGATGATCAGGAACTCGGGCTGGACGCCGGCGAGTATGTGGCGCTGTTAAGCCATAGTGGAAGTCGGGGAACGGGTGCTTCGGTATGCAGTACTTATTCTGGAATTGCCCAGGCACGTCTGCGGAAACGACATCATCAACTGGGACGACTGGCATGGCTGGAGATGGATTCCGAGGCAGGCCAGGAATACTGGGCGGCGATGAATTTGATGGGTGATTATGCGGCTGCGAATCATGCCGTGATTCATCAAAATGTATCAGAGATTCTGGGAAGCAAGGTGATTTCCGGCGTGGAAAATCATCATAACTTTGCCTGGAAGGAAGAGCATGACGGAAAAGAAGTTTACGTGCATCGCAAGGGGGCAACTCCAGCGGCGGCCGGTGAGCTGGGTGTGATTCCCGGTTCCATGGCTGATCCGGCATTTGTGGTGCGCGGAAAAGGAAATCCGGCAAGCTTGAATTCCGCTTCGCATGGAGCAGGTCGTTGTATGTCGCGTAATAAAGCCAAGGATAAGTATCGCTGGAATGCAGTGAAAAATGATCTGGCCAAACGCGGCATCACTGTGATTTCGGCGGGCGCTGATGAAGTTCCCGGTGTTTACAAAAACATCAATGAAGTCATGGCCGAGCAGCAGGACCTGGTGGAAATCGTAGCACGCTTTAATCCGAAAGTGGTTAAGATGTGCGGTGATGGAAGCCGTGCCGAAGACTGACTCGTGAGAGTGAAAATCAACAGGCAGGTTGGAAAATGTTTCTGACCTGCCTGTTTTTTGATTCAGAGAAATAATGTCGGTACCCCCCCCTTCGAGGAAATCTGAATCACTTTTTCAGACGATGCGGGGGGACTGCTTTGACTTTGCCGGCGCTCTGTTTGAAATCGGGGATGATGCTGGAGATCGTTTGAGGATTTAAACTGAAGACGGTGAAGCCGCCCGCGTTCAGTTTGCGGGTCATGTCAACCTGACCCAGTATGCGATCGCTGCTGAGAGTTGTTCTGGAAGAGAGCGCACCGATGCCGGGATAAACGGGGATACTGCCGGCAAGGTGTTTCTGCTGATCTTCAATCCAGATGCGAAACTGTGTGTCGTTGTCGGTGTAATCCATAGGGCAGATGAAGTCGAGGTAGCCGTTTTTAGCCCAGAGCGGCCAGTCCTGTGCCACCCATTCGCGGCAGTCGGGATATTCGCGGAAGACAGCGGCTGAGATTTTAATACCTGGTCGAATCTTCCGGGCTTCACGTTGCACCGTTTCTACCAGTCGGGTGATCTGGGCAGCGCGCCAGTCGCGGTACTGGCTTTTTAATGTGCCGTTATAGCAGTCTGCAGGCCAGTTCTGTACTTTGATACCAGTGTCGGCTTCAAACTTCTGACGGCTATAGTCACTATAGTCATGACGATCATTGGGATAACGGATGTAGTCAAAGTGAATGCCATCGACAGGGTATTTACGAACGACTTCCAGCATGCTGTCGACTTCCAGTTGAAAGTTTTCCGGATGAGCCGGGTTGAGCCAGTCAGAGGGTTCGCCGGTGACACTGACCTGCGTGCGGCCCGCGTCTCTCATCTTTTTGACAAACGCTTGAGGGGCCGTCGAAAGGTTGTGATTGACTTTCCAGACATGGACTTCCAGACCATGTTGATGGGCGGCTTTCAGACATTGTTCAATCTGATCGCCATACTTTTCATAAGTCGTACTGCGAGGCAGCACATCACTGGGATAATGGGCCAGGCCTCCCCAGAGCATGTTGGGGATGATCATATTAAAGCCGGCGTCTGACAGTTCTTTGCAGGTACGGTTCCAGTCGCCGGGGTACGGACCTGTGGGAGAATGATCCCAGACGGCGCGGGCTTCCCGGGGGGGACTGGCACGGGTGAGCAGATAGATCTTGACGCGCTTTTCGCGACAGGTTCGCGCAAAGGGGATTGATTGAAATGCCTGATTTTGTTCGAGCAGGCGTCGGGCCTGGTTGAGCGTGGTCGTCGTACGATCCAGGTCGCGGGCCGCCAGTTCACTGCTTTTAGCGGGAGTGACGGTAGTCACCACGTGCTGTCTCAGATCGGCAAAGGTCTGAAAAGGGCCCACCTGGTCGGCCTGCGCAATGGTCGCTGCAGCGATAGAGTCCCAAAGTGCAGGCTGGAAGTGTCCCATGAGGGCGGTCAGCAGCGCCTGTTTCTGGATCGGGTCGTCTCCCAGAATCAAGTGACTGAAGTAGGCACCACGGTCACTGACGATGAGTGCGGGCTTGCCAGTTGACTTGCCTTTTTCATCATACCATTGGCCCACGATGCGCGCTCCATGTCCTGAAGGAATGCCGGTCACCAGGTTCCAGGAAGCCTGCTTGACTTCGGTTGGTAAGCCCAGGATTTTGGAATCTTTCAGACGAATCGAAGCCAGGCCGCCGGGAGCCTCCGGTTTAAAGTAACTTCCTTTTTTGATTCCCAGGTTCTTTTCGAGTGCAGGGGGAATATGAAAATTCAGAAAGACTTTGCCTCCCTGTTCCATAAACTGATTGAGAGTGCCGCAGGCTTTGGCAGAGAGATCGGGATTGAAGGGCAGGATCGCGACGGATCGCTTTCCGAGTGTGGTTATGGTCAGTTCAGACTCGCTGATGCGGTCGCAATTGATGCCGGACGTTTGCAGGAAGCCTTCGATACGATCGGCGGCGGCTACGGTGTTCGTGTCTTTCTGCTGCTGACCCGGATCGGGGACAATGATCACAATCTCATTCGTAATTGCTTTCAGATCCCGTATTTGAAAGTGTGTATTCGGTTCTGAATCTGATTCCCGCCAGACAACGAGGCGGATGGTATCAATATTGTTCCAGCCTGCTGGTTTGTCTTCGGGACGAAAATCGCTCTTCAAAAAACGGAGGGTCTGCCAGTTGTTTCCTTTGACGCTTCTGGCTGCCGAGTACCAGCCGGGCCCACTTTTAAAGTAGAGACTGACCTGGTGATTACTGTCGGGAGCCTCCGGTTTCACATCGACTGTGAAGACGCCCGGCGTGGTCAGATCGAGTTTGACTGATTTGTCCATGCCGGCCCGCGGGATCTCGCGATTGGAAGAGAACGGGGCAGAGAGCAACAGAACGTTCTGATCGTTCGATTTCTGCATGGCGAGGGGAAGTGTTCCCTTCAGTTCCTGCCAGTTTTTTCTGACTTCCGTCGATGATGGATAATTGAATTCATCGAGTACCTGGTTATTACCGGTGGTGAAGCCGAGTGTGAGTGCCAGGAGACAGGGGAGTGTCTGGAACATGAGAAACCTGCTGACAGAGTAATAATTACTTGACTTTAAATTGAAACTGTAGTTTTATCGGGTGCGAAGGTTACAGGCAAGTGGTTTATCTTTTCAGTGTTAATTCACTCAAGGATTAAATGCGAATATCATGCGATGTTCATTCTTCCTCAGGTGGCACACAGGTGATAACTCGATTATGTTACGATGGACCGAGTCTCGCGCTCCAGGTTAATTGTTACAAGGTAGTGTACCATCGAAAATATTATTCTGTTATTTGCTGTGATTGGCCTGGGGCAGATTCTCGGAAGGACCTCCGTTAAGGGGGTTTCGCTGGGTTCCTCTGGTGTGGTCTTTATCGCCCTGCTGGCAGGACACTTTGGGTTCCAGGTTTCATCTGAAGTCGGAATGGTGGGAGTGGTCCTCTTCATCTACTGTCTGGGGATTGGTGCGGGCCCCTCTTTTCTGCAGATGTTTGTCAGTCGCGGCAAAACATTGATGTTGTTAACGGTAGTGATGATGAGTGTAACAGCAGCGGTCGCCTGGGGACTCGCGCGGATATTTCAATTGAGCCCTGATCTGGCCAGCGGCTTGTTTGCGGGTGCTTTGACGAGTACTCCCGCTCTGGCAGCAGCCACAGAAAAACTGCCAGTGGGTTCGGATGTGGCCGTCGGGTTCGGGATAGCTTATCCGTTTGGTGTGATTGGGGTGATTCTGTTTATTCAACTGCTGCCCCGTTGGTTTCCGGAGATGGCGGCAGCAACGGGGGCTTCGGGGTATGATCTTCGAGGTGAGATATTACGAGAACTGGTTGAAGTGACGAATCCCAGTCTGAACGGAAAACACTTAAGAGATGTCACAGTACTGGCGCGAATGAATTGTCAGGTGTCTCGCATCATCCGGGATGGCCAGTTGCAACCGATTCCAGCAGGGTTTCAACTGGAAGTTGGTCAACAGTTATTAATTATCGGTCGCACCGGGCAGATTGAGACCGTCATCGAAACACTGGGAGTGAGAAGTTCAGAAGCACAATGTATACTTGATGTGGAGCATCAGCGTCGACTCATCGTTGTGTCTTCAAAAAAGATGGTGGGGCGGACCCTGAAGGACCTCCACCTGCTGTCCCGGTTTGGAGTCACGATCGCGAGGATTACCCGTCAAGATATCGAATTCGTGCCGGGTGCCAATGAGACCATCCATTTTGGCGATATCTTAAGATCCGTTGGTGAACCGGAGAGTCTGGATGCCTTTGCCGACTATGCCGGACACCGGGCACGAACTGCGGAAGAGACGGACCTGGTGGTCCTTGCAGGGGGCTTGATTGCGGGGATGGTTCTGGGGAAGTTGAGTCTTTCGTTGGGCAGTTTCTCACTTTCCCTGGGGATGGCGGGGGGGCCATTGCTGGCGGGATTGATTTTGGGGCATTTCGGTCAGTTCGGACGGTTGTCAATCCGTATGCCTCGTGCGGGGAGACTCCTGCTGGCTGATCTGGGGTTGTCACTTTTTCTGGCACAGGCAGGCAGTCAGGCGGGAGACCAGTTTGTTGCCGTGGTACAACAGAAGGGCTGGAGCTTGTGTGCGGTGGCAATAATTCTGGTCGTGGTTCCCCTGCTGACCGGCCTTGTGGCAGCCCGCTACTGGTTAAAACTGGATTTGCTGGAAATGGCGGGAGGGTTTTGCGGTGCGATGACATCAACACCGGGACTGGGGGCGGTGACATCGGCTGTAGATTCCAGTATCCCCGCTACGAGTTATGCCACTGTATATCCTGTTGCTTTGGTTTTGGTGACACTGCTGACGCCGTTATTAATTTCTCTCATTTCCTGATTAGATGAAAAAACAGGGGCCTGTGAATTTAGCTTCACAGACCCCTGTCACGCGTGCAGGCCACACTCTCAGGTGAAAACTTATTTATAGCTGACTTTGGCAAAGTAGATTGATGTTTTGCCCTCGTGGCTGGAATAGTAGCTCACGTTTAACAGGCCATCATGCAGGACCATATTCGCGTAACTGGTATCGCCGCCACTGGGGAGTTCCAGCAGTTCTGTAAGAGTACCCTTCTCAACGTCGATCTGACAGATGGATGTGTGAGCTTTGGGTGAGTAGAGTCGCACGGTTGCCAGGAAACGACCATCGGGCAACTGGAACAGATCAGGACCACCAATGCGAACGCCGAGGTCTTTCCATTCCCAGTCGGTATACGGAGGACGGGAGACACCCAGCAGTCCGGTGTTCGCACCTTTGGCATCGCGGCGCAACAGGCAGTAGCAGGTGTTGTCTTTCGTGAAGACCAGCGAACTTTCGTTGGTGTACCCGGTATCAAACAGTTTGTCGACGACCGTTTCGTAGTCTTTGCCGTCACTGCTTTTATACAGGCGTGTGAAACGAGGGCCTTCCTTTCCCGTGTGGTAGCCGATGCTGTAGACATCGCCGTTATGCCACTTCATGCCCCAGAGCCAGACACTGGGATCGCCGATTTTGTAACCCTTCGACCAGTGTGTGCCGTCGTCAGAGAACCAGTTCATCGATTGATGTTTAACGGGATTCGGTTGGGGCAGTGCAGCAGCGCCGCTGAGCATGAGCTGGCCTTCGGGGGTGACGCTGATCTTGGCGTCGCGGAGGTCAGACGTTTCTGAAGAGATGCGGGCAACAGGTTTCCAGGTTTTACCATCTTTGGAAGAGAGTACCTGTAATGATCCATCCGGTGAGACATGCGCTTTGCCGGTGCGGAAGACACAGAACCACTGGTCTTTAAAACGGGTCAGTCCTGTAAATGCGTTGTGCGGATCTTTATCCCAGATTTTCTGGACACTTTCCAGTTTCAATTGAACCGGTTCTGCTGCTGAGAGCAATGTTGTTGACAGCAATAGCAGGCAGACTGCATATAAAGGCGAGGCAGATTTCATGGCAGGTTCCTTTGTGTGTAAATTCGATTTATTCATTTGTGTCTTTGATACGTTCCATGACTGACTGAGGCGGCTTCCAGCCATACGTTCTGGTTTTTTTGGGATTGTAGAGACAGGTGATTAGATACAGGTCAGTAGATTTCGATTTTTCCGGTGGAACATTGACCTGCACGTGAGTAAACCCGTCACTAAACCAGGAGAGGTAGCCGTCGGTGTCGCTTTTTTTGAGCAGGTGGCCGTTGAGTCTGATGTCTACCAGGTCTGGATCCGGATAGGGAATGCGCAGTTGGAACGAGAGGCCATGCTCGATGGGGCGTTCTGTTGCAGTCGCAGTGTGACCTTTGCTGACGGCGAATTTGATTTCCGGACCGGCTTCGATAATGGTCTTCAATGATTCCTGATCAACCGAAGGGATGTTTTTGATATTGTCCAGAAATTCCGGGATATCAGCAGAGAGCAACGCGGCTGCTTTGTTTGAAGTGGCAATCAGGTAGGTTTCTCTGCCTGCGGTTTGTGGATAGAGGATCGCCTGGGAGAAGTATGGTTGCTGCTTCCAGAGTTCGCTGCGACTCTGGCGTCGTGCCTGCGGTGTGGTTCCCCAGGCTGTGGCGAAGTGTCCAATATAACCCTGTACCCGGTTGACGGGATAGCCGTTGAAATATTCGCCTTTCCATCTCTCATTGCCGATTTTCATCAGGGCCTGCAGGCGTGCCAGGCCGCTTTGTTCCCAGCCGACTTCCAAGGCCATTACCATGGTGTGATAGCGGGCATAGCCGTAATGCGCAGTGTAAAAGTTCGGACGACCGAGCCAGAGCCGATTTGACATGGCTGTCAGTGAGGATCCCCAATAGAGGCGCTGTGCATCGGCTTCGAAACGGTCGTAACCGAATCCTGCTTTGATGCCTGCGGCGTTGATCGTTTCCGTAATTCGCCAGTCCCAGGGGCGGAGTGACATATTGGAATAGGCGGAGCCGGTGACTTCAAACATGGTCTGTCCGCGATAGCGTTCGCGGGATCCCAGTTGATCGGGGGCGTATTCCTGCAGGCCAGTGCCATGCACGTCGACATGCACGTCGGGACGAAATTGATCAATCACGGACAGGACCGCCATGACTTCAGGCGCTTTTTCAGGATGTTTAAATTCGAATGTTTTGAGGTCCCAGTTAGCGGTGCCCCCACCGGTGTAGGGATCGATTTTCTGTGAATTACCAAAGCGATCGGTTTCGAAATACGCATACGGGTTGATGATGGGAATGATCAGCAGGAGCTGGTTCTCGCGGGTTTTGACGGCTTCCGGATCGTCGCTGAGCGCCCATTCAATGAAGTGCAGCACGGCTGTAGTACCGCTGCGTTCGGGGCCGCCATGCAGGGCAGTGACGAGGCAAACCTGTTTCAGTTTATCATCGGATTTCTGATCGGTGATTTTCAGCATCGGCAGGGGGATGCCTTCGAGAGTGACACCAATACGGTCCACCTGGACCCGGTCAGGGAAAGTTTCTTCCCAGTATTTCAGAGTCTCCGTGTACTCTTTGAGCGTCAGTCGATGCAGCTTTTCCTGCCAGGGCTGAGGTAGACTGGCCAGTTTCTGTTTCAGGTCTGATGCTTCTTCGGCCTGTAAGGCGGGTGACATCAGAATGGCGGCGATGATGATCCACAGGAATGCCAGGGCAGGGCGTTCTGAATGTTGATTGCTTTGTGTCATACTGTTTTGTCCTGTCGCGCAGTGCAGTAGTGGATCGAACTGCGGTTAATCAAACTGTTGGGGCAGGGGGTGGCCCCAGGGTTTGTCCCCTGCTGGTATTGATGGGTATGGGGAAGACTTCTGCAGAATCCAGGGGCAAAGTTCCCTGTTTCATTTGCGTCAGCAGTTCCGCTGCTTTCTGGCCGATGGCGATTTCGTCAACCGTGATGGAAGAGAGTCTGCTCTGGATGGCACCATTGCGAACCGTGCCACCAAAACCCAGCAGCGAGATGTCTTCAGGTACCCGCTTTCCCAGTTTTGTCAGTAGCAGGTAAATCAGTTCCGCCAGCGAGTCGAAGGTCGCAAAAATGGCGGTGGGAGGCTGTTCGCGCTGGAACATGGTTTCGAGTGTCTGTAACAGATCCTGTTCGTAATCGATGGGATGAATTTGTGAACTGGGGCCATGAAAAATGAAAGGCTCAGGGCAGGAATCTTTTTGTATTGCGAGTGCTTCCCGCAGGCCTGCTTCGTATTCGATGGAGGCACTGGCGCGATGCGGCGAAAATAACGCGAGTGACCTGTGTCCCTGTTCGAGTAATGTCTGTCCGGCCAGTCTGCCCACTTCACGGAAGGGAATGGAGAGCAGGGGAGCCTGCACGCCTTCGACTTCGCGATGACAGAAGACAACAGGGATGCCATGCTGCTGCAGTTGACGGACCTGATATGCGGGTGTCGCGGGAACGGTAGCGGGGACCAGTGCGACTCCTGCGACATGTTTGTCGATCAGTTGCAGAATGGTATTACCCTGTGCGTCGATTTTATTTTCAGTACAGCAGACAAGAACCTGATGCTGAGTCATCGCAGCCGCCTGTTCGAAACTGCGTTGCAGAGAAGGGTAATAGCCAGTGCGTGTTTCAGGCAAAACGAATGCAAAAATATCCAGTGACCTGGAAACCGGGAGTGGCGGATTGGTGCTGACAAATGAACCTTTGCCATGGATCCGATTCACCCAGCCCTGTTCTTCCAGTAACTGCATGGCATTGCGGACGGTGGTCCTGGCCAACTGATGTGTCTCACAGAGCTGGTGTTCGGAAGGCAGGGCTTCGCCCGGACGAAGTTCACCCGTTGTAATCTGCTGGATGAGCTGTTCGACGAGCAGCATGTACTTGGGACGCTGTTTTCCTGCGGGAGATGAACCGGAGGGCGTCGTTTTCTGGATGGTGTCGGGAGCACGTGCTGCCATGGTTTCGTTTTTTAGTTCGATTCAGGGTTGAAATTGGATTCAAGTGTGGTTACTTGTATTTGAATACGATACAAGTTGTTTGTGTTGTGTCAACTGTGATTATAGTGTTATGCGTGAAAAATAAGCCTGTTGGTTTGAGTGTTATTAGTGCGTGGGTACAACATGTCTTAGTTATGGCAAGGGGATATAAAATGAAGCAATTGATGGTAACACTGTTGGTTCTTGTGGGGTTTCTCGATCTTTCCCTGATCTGGGCAGGTGAAAAAAAGCAGGAAGAAACGCCACTTGAGATTGGCGATCACCGCGAACTGTTTGTGGATGATTATCTGATTGGCAGTTTGAAAGGGGCGGAGCTTCGACTCCATCATCCAGTTGATGAAGGACCTGTATTGAAGTTTGATAAACCCTGGGAAGGGTTGTTTTGCGGGTACAGTACAATCATCAAGGATGGGGATGTCTACCGGGCGTATTATCGAGGTCGGCCGACTGCCGGCGCTGATGGTGATGTGGGGGAAGTTTACTGTTACGCGGAATCCAAAGATGGCGTGAACTGGACCAAGCCGGAATTTACGTTGTTCGAGAAGCAGGGGCATAAGAAGAATAATATCATTCTGGCTGATGCGGCACCGATGACGCACAACTTCTCTCCGTTTCTGGATACTCGACCTGGTGTTCCTGCTGCTGAAAAGTATAAAGCACTGGGCGGAACGATGAAGAGTGGTCTCGTTGCATTCACTTCTCCGGATGGAATTCATTGGAAACAGCATCCCGCCGGATCGGTGATTCCTACAAAGATGGTGCCTTATAAGTACATGTTTGATTCTCAAAATGTAGCGTTCTGGTCACCGGTTGAGAAAAAGTACCTCAGTTATTTTCGCGTGTTTAAAGATAAAATTCGCCGAATTGCCCGCAGCGAGAGTGATGATTTCATTCACTGGTCCGCGCCGGTGCTGATGGAATATACAACTCTCGATGGCGAAGCGCCGATTGAGCACCTTTATACGAATCAGACGCATCCTTATTTTCGTGCGCCTCATATTTACCTGGCGATCGCCGCCCGCTTCATGCCGGGACGCCAGGTGCTGACCGATGAGCAGGCGAAAGAAATCGGTGTGCATCCCCGTTATTTCAAAGATACATCGGATGCCATCCTGATGACGACTCGCGGTGATGATACCTATCAGCGGACCTTTCTGAGTGGATATATCGCTGGCGGTATCGGGGCTCAGAACTGGGTTTCGCGGACCAATTATCCTGCCTTGAATGTGGTTCAGACGGGTCCTGCAGAAATGTCGGTGTATGTGAACCAGGATTACGCCCAGCCGACGTCACATCTGAGGCGGTATTCGTTACGTCTGGACGGGTTTGCTTCATTGCGAGCGGACTATGCCGGGGGCGAGATGGTTACCAAACCGCTGGTATTTGATGGTTCAGAGCTGTCGATCAACTTTTCGACATCGGCCGCCGGCGGCATCAAGGTTGAGATTCAGGATGAGCAGGGACAGCCGATTCCCGGTTTCACCCTGGCGGACTGTCGCGAACAGATTGGCAACGAAGTGGACCGGGTTGTCTCCTGGAAGCAGGGGAGCGATTTGAAATCCCTGAGTGGCAAGCCGGTACGTCTGAAATTTGTGATGAAAGATGCAGACCTGTATTCACTGCAGTTTCAGAAATAAGAGACGTTGAGTTGAAGAGGTCACTCCGGAGGGTTAAGGAATTGAGCTCAGCCTTTTCCGGAGTTTTTTAATGGTCTCTGCTTGCTGATTCCGAACGCCACTTTAAGATGAGGATGTGAGTTCCCGGCGATCCGGGATCAAGTTGAAACATTGTAAGCCAACCGTTGATGAGAGAAGACAGCGATGACGGAACGAAAACGAGTACTGGTGGTGGGCGTTGGTTCGATTGGTGAGCGGCATCTACGGTGTTTTCAATCGACGGGACGCGCGGATGTTTCAATCTGCGAGTTGAACAACGATTTGCGATCAAAGATTGCGGACCAGTATGGGGTCGAACGGCAGTATACGGACCTGGAATCGGCATTAGCAGAACCTCATGATTGTGCGGTGATCGCCACACCCGCGCATGTGCACATAGCCAATTCGATTCAGGCCGTCCGGGCGGGACTGGATCTGTTTATTGAAAAGCCATTAAGTACCAGTGTTGAGGGGATTGGTGAACTCCAGGCACTGCTTCAGGAAACAGGTCGCAAGGCAGCCGTCGCGTATGTGTATCGCGCGCATCCGGCTCTGGCAGCAATGAAAGCGGCGCTGGACTCGGGGAAATTCGGGAAACCGGTTCAACTGGTTGTTGTGTCAGGACAGAATTTTCCGACGTACCGCCCGGCTTATCGCGACATCTATTACAAATCCCATGCGACAGGAGGTGGCGCGGTACAGGATGCATTAACACATTCCATGAATGCCGGCGAATATCTTGTGGGCCCCGTCGATGCGCTGGTGGCGGACTTCTCACATCAGGTGCTGGAAGGCGTTGATGTCGAAGATACCGTGCACGTCATCACTCGACAGGGGACTGTGCTGGGCAGTTTCAGTCTGAACCAGCATCAGCCTGCGAATGAATCGATGATTACGGTCATCTGTGAGCGGGGCATGCTGCGGTTTGAATATCAGAAAAGCTGGTATCGCTGGGTGACAGAACCGGAAGGAGAATGGCAGGTTGGTTTCCAGGAAACGCTGGAGCGAGACACACTGTTTCAACGACAGGCGAGCGCCTTTCTGGACTATCTGGACGATACAAGTCCACCTTTATGCCCACTCTCAGCGGGGCTGCAGACACTGGCGGTGAATCTGTCGATTCTGGATTCGGTAAAAAATCGAACCTGGATGGAACCGGCTCATTTTCTTTCTTCAATAACCTGATCTGATTATTTGAGAGACCTATGAATTCCACAACCGAACCGACGATCCAACAGTTATTTGACCTGAGCGGCAAAACGGTGCTGATTTCCGGTGCCAGTGGTTACCTGGGAAGTGCGATGGCACGCGGACTGGCCGAAGCGGGTGCACGAGTGGTTATCAGTAGCCGTAATGCAGAACGGGCACAACAGGCCGCCAGTGAACTACCCGACCCGCAGCAGCTGGGACATCTGGGAGTCGAACTGGATCACATGGACGAAGCGTCTCTTGAAAAGGGATTTGATGCGGCCTGCCAGGCCGCCGGTCAGATTGACGTACTGGTGAATAATGGAAATGATCCGGTGGGTGAGGACTGGCGGACCGTCACAGCTGAAGCTTTTACGCGTCATCTGCAGAATGCGACCGGCTTTTTTCTCCTGGCGAGAAAGTTGCGAGATCATGTTGTGTCGCGACAGGCGCAAGGCAATGTGATCATGATTGGCTCGATGTATGGAGTGGTTGGTTCCTATCCGGCGACATACGAGGGCATCTGTAATGCCAGCCCGGTTGCTTATCACACGATGAAAGGGGGCGTGATTCATCAGACGCGGCATCTGGCCGTCTACTGGGCCAAAGATGGTGTGCGGGTGAACTGTTTGAGTCCTGGTCCATTCCCTTCCGAGGCAGCACCGGAGGGACTGGCAGAACGATTGAATGCGCACAGTCCTATGGGACGGATGGGAAAGCCATCCGAATTAAAAGGGGCAATCGTATTTCTTGCCAGTGATGCCAGCAGTTATATTACGGGGCAGAATCTGCTGGTCGATGGAGGCTGGACCGCCTGGTAGAATTCCGGACAATATGACGGTCTCGAAATGTTTCGCGGTTGTGATAGAATAGAGCATGCTGGCTGCAGCAGAGGCTGCACGGGTACATTACACTCTGTTACAACACTGCCGGAAATACCATGGATGCAGGGATAATCGATTCGATAGGAGGTCTGGGGCTATTCCTTTTGGGAATGGTAATCCTGACCAGCGGTCTGAAAGATCTGGCCGGCGGTACGATTCGGCGGATGATTGCCCGGTTTACCAAAAGCATTCCCAGTGGGATTGCGACGGGGGTTATCGTGACTGCCATACTGCAGTCTTCCAGTGCCACCACTGTCACCGCTGTCGGCTTCGCCGGGGCAGGGCTGCTGACTTTAACCGAGTCGCTGGGGATAGTGTTCGGGGCGAATCTGGGCACGACCGTCACCGGATGGATTGTGGTTCTGTTTGGTTTCAAATTGAAGCTGGGACAGATTGCATTTCCGCTGGTGCTGGTGGGGGTACTGCTTAATCTGTTTGGTAAGAAACGCATTGCTCTGATCGGATTCACCATCGCCGGATTC is from Gimesia maris and encodes:
- a CDS encoding Gfo/Idh/MocA family protein; the encoded protein is MTERKRVLVVGVGSIGERHLRCFQSTGRADVSICELNNDLRSKIADQYGVERQYTDLESALAEPHDCAVIATPAHVHIANSIQAVRAGLDLFIEKPLSTSVEGIGELQALLQETGRKAAVAYVYRAHPALAAMKAALDSGKFGKPVQLVVVSGQNFPTYRPAYRDIYYKSHATGGGAVQDALTHSMNAGEYLVGPVDALVADFSHQVLEGVDVEDTVHVITRQGTVLGSFSLNQHQPANESMITVICERGMLRFEYQKSWYRWVTEPEGEWQVGFQETLERDTLFQRQASAFLDYLDDTSPPLCPLSAGLQTLAVNLSILDSVKNRTWMEPAHFLSSIT
- a CDS encoding GntR family transcriptional regulator produces the protein MAARAPDTIQKTTPSGSSPAGKQRPKYMLLVEQLIQQITTGELRPGEALPSEHQLCETHQLARTTVRNAMQLLEEQGWVNRIHGKGSFVSTNPPLPVSRSLDIFAFVLPETRTGYYPSLQRSFEQAAAMTQHQVLVCCTENKIDAQGNTILQLIDKHVAGVALVPATVPATPAYQVRQLQQHGIPVVFCHREVEGVQAPLLSIPFREVGRLAGQTLLEQGHRSLALFSPHRASASIEYEAGLREALAIQKDSCPEPFIFHGPSSQIHPIDYEQDLLQTLETMFQREQPPTAIFATFDSLAELIYLLLTKLGKRVPEDISLLGFGGTVRNGAIQSRLSSITVDEIAIGQKAAELLTQMKQGTLPLDSAEVFPIPINTSRGQTLGPPPAPTV
- a CDS encoding SDR family NAD(P)-dependent oxidoreductase; its protein translation is MNSTTEPTIQQLFDLSGKTVLISGASGYLGSAMARGLAEAGARVVISSRNAERAQQAASELPDPQQLGHLGVELDHMDEASLEKGFDAACQAAGQIDVLVNNGNDPVGEDWRTVTAEAFTRHLQNATGFFLLARKLRDHVVSRQAQGNVIMIGSMYGVVGSYPATYEGICNASPVAYHTMKGGVIHQTRHLAVYWAKDGVRVNCLSPGPFPSEAAPEGLAERLNAHSPMGRMGKPSELKGAIVFLASDASSYITGQNLLVDGGWTAW
- a CDS encoding M14 family zinc carboxypeptidase, producing the protein MTQSNQHSERPALAFLWIIIAAILMSPALQAEEASDLKQKLASLPQPWQEKLHRLTLKEYTETLKYWEETFPDRVQVDRIGVTLEGIPLPMLKITDQKSDDKLKQVCLVTALHGGPERSGTTAVLHFIEWALSDDPEAVKTRENQLLLIIPIINPYAYFETDRFGNSQKIDPYTGGGTANWDLKTFEFKHPEKAPEVMAVLSVIDQFRPDVHVDVHGTGLQEYAPDQLGSRERYRGQTMFEVTGSAYSNMSLRPWDWRITETINAAGIKAGFGYDRFEADAQRLYWGSSLTAMSNRLWLGRPNFYTAHYGYARYHTMVMALEVGWEQSGLARLQALMKIGNERWKGEYFNGYPVNRVQGYIGHFATAWGTTPQARRQSRSELWKQQPYFSQAILYPQTAGRETYLIATSNKAAALLSADIPEFLDNIKNIPSVDQESLKTIIEAGPEIKFAVSKGHTATATERPIEHGLSFQLRIPYPDPDLVDIRLNGHLLKKSDTDGYLSWFSDGFTHVQVNVPPEKSKSTDLYLITCLYNPKKTRTYGWKPPQSVMERIKDTNE